The following coding sequences are from one Coffea arabica cultivar ET-39 chromosome 11e, Coffea Arabica ET-39 HiFi, whole genome shotgun sequence window:
- the LOC113717889 gene encoding coilin-like isoform X2, protein METTRLRLEFTDKEGILSQSQISEGLQQCWLLLKPHHHRTIADLAAYILHAFQLQPSCPHGLLLYMDGYVLPGFESTTILKDKDVISVRKKGLTLAIRGTNPINLVAEMEAVEQQPVNTGALLLANEEFEKETGGYQSDEPEDESEGAEGDDKEEARDVTEEAEDEVREEQLENSLHNPSQENATSKKRKASEKLQGSKKKKLRAERQCRVDNAGPAEQIENCQQDGVHAAKESTHKQKKVPEIKKKNESDIAEQGDGSIVASPNMKSDPTQKNGEETEKVSGGTKKLPSRSARRKKAKRRWIREMAKIQKKDTISQPKEIQNWKKKPVRAEVKKYNNWKQRPAKPDVKEDDGQPKGLLYWKQWSGKDTNTDKRKHGEATQNGSASEQSNQKKSLDDEVVPIVIRPGHIRFEPLENDQAEAQNQVSEESFQWNGITSKRKGQKWGTEKNSFSRRNDYNNANRDRPVTLSAPKDVHLNGPIDFEKLPLLSYMPKVGDVIAYRLLELSSTWTPEISPFRVGYVSWCSSKSDKLILMPVPGYPVTTKNADEEPDKQPDDSLYKEDGSLEIGFATLIDVRVVKDGHEGSTEAVTGEANGGPAATENATVSDPPANNETQIDAPAPGSGEANCGKQKSASGSENGGNIWEQLSEALNAKKEELSQGNSWDKASSGKSSWSYRALKGSALGPTMALLRSKNKL, encoded by the exons ATGGAAACCACAAGGCTCCGATTGGAGTTCACAGATAAAGAGGGCATTTTGAGCCAGTCCCAAATATCAGAGGGGCTTCAACAGTGCTGGCTTCTCCTTAAACCCCACCACCACAGAACCATCGCTGACCTCGCTGCTTACATTCTTCACGCTTTTCAACTTCAACCCTCTTGCCCTCATGGCCTCCTCCTCTAC ATGGATGGCTACGTGTTACCAGGTTTTGAATCGACTACCATTTTGAAGGATAAAGATGTAATCAG TGTAAGGAAGAAAGGGCTCACCTTGGCTATTCGGGGAACCAATCCAATCAATTTAGTTGCAGAAATGGAAGCTGTGGAGCAGCAACCTGTAAATACTGGAGCACTGCTTTTAGCAAATGAGGAATTCGAGAAGGAAACTGGAGGTTATCAGAGTGATGAGCCTGAAGATGAATCCGAAGGTGCGGAGGGGGATGATAAAGAGGAAGCTAGAGATGTAACTGAAGAGGCTGAGGATGAGGTCAGGGAAGAGCAGTTGGAAAATTCTTTACATAATCCATCGCAAGAAAATGCAACTTcgaagaaaaggaaagcttcGGAAAAACTGCAGGGGTCAAA AAAGAAGAAACTACGTGCAGAGCGTCAGTGTAGGGTTGACAATGCTGGTCCAGCagagcaaattgaaaattgTCAGCAAGATGGTGTCCATGCAGCAAAGGAGAGTACTCACAAACAGAAAAAGGTACCTGAgatcaagaagaaaaatgaaagtgatatTGCTGAACAAGGTGATGGAAGTATTGTGGCTTCACCAAATATGAAGAG TGACCCGACTCAAAAAAATGGAGAGGAGACTGAAAAAGTATCTGGGGGAACAAAGAAG CTCCCTAGCAGAAGTGCAAGGCGCAAAAAAGCTAAGAGGCGGTGGATACGTGAAATGGCCAAAATTCAGAAGAAAGATACCATTTCTCAACCTAAGGAAATT caaaattggaaaaagaaaCCAGTTAGAGCTGAAGTGAAGAAGTACAACAACTGGAAACAGAGACCAGCCAAACCTGATGTAAAAGAAGATGATGGCCAACCAAAGGGACTG CTATACTGGAAGCAGTGGTCTGGAAAAGATACAAATACTGATAAGAGAAAACATGGAGAGGCAACTCAAAATGGCAGTGCATCTGAGCAATCAAATCAGAAGAAAAGCTTGGATGACGAAGTTGTTCCGATTGTAATTAGGCCTGGGCACATCCGCTTTGAGCCTCTAGAGAATG ATCAAGCTGAGGCACAAAATCAAGTCTCAGAG GAATCTTTCCAGTGGAATGGAATCACCAGCAAAAGAAAGGGCCAAAAGTGGGGAActgagaaaaattcattttccaggAGAAACGATTATAATAATGCCAACAGAGACCGTCCTGTGACATTAAGTGCCCCGAAAGATGTACATTTGAATGGAccaattgattttgaaaagctTCCTCTCCTTTCCTATATGCCAAAG GTAGGTGATGTGATCGCGTATCGCTTACTTGAGTTGTCGTCGACCTGGACTCCTGAAATTTCTCCCTTTCGA GTTGGGTATGTGTCATGGTGTAGTTCAAAATCTGATAAACTCATTCTGATGCCAGTCCCTGGGTATCCAGTTACTACAAAGAATGCGGATGAAGAACCTGATAAGCAGCCAGATGACTCCCTTTACAAAGAAGATGGATCTTTGGAG ATAGGTTTTGCAACTCTTATTGATGTTCGTGTTGTCAAAGATGGCCATGAAGGTTCAACTGAAGCAGTAACTGGTGAGGCAAATGGAGGTCCTGCAGCTACTGAGAATGCTACAGTTTCTGATCCACCTGCCAATAATGAGACACAAATAGATGCCCCTGCCCCCG GGAGTGGAGAAGCAAATTGTGGGAAACAAAAAAGTGCCTCAGGCTCAG AAAATGGAGGAAACATATGGGAGCAATTGAGTGAGGCTTTGaatgccaagaaggaagaactCTCCCAAGGAAACTCTTGGGATAAGGCCAGTTCAGGGAAAAGCTCGTGGTCCTATAGAGCCTTAAAAGGTAGTGCCCTCGGCCCAACAATGGCTCTGTTGAGATCTAAAAACAAGTTATGA
- the LOC113717889 gene encoding coilin-like isoform X1, protein METTRLRLEFTDKEGILSQSQISEGLQQCWLLLKPHHHRTIADLAAYILHAFQLQPSCPHGLLLYMDGYVLPGFESTTILKDKDVISVRKKGLTLAIRGTNPINLVAEMEAVEQQPVNTGALLLANEEFEKETGGYQSDEPEDESEGAEGDDKEEARDVTEEAEDEVREEQLENSLHNPSQENATSKKRKASEKLQGSKKKKLRAERQCRVDNAGPAEQIENCQQDGVHAAKESTHKQKKVPEIKKKNESDIAEQGDGSIVASPNMKSSDPTQKNGEETEKVSGGTKKLPSRSARRKKAKRRWIREMAKIQKKDTISQPKEIQNWKKKPVRAEVKKYNNWKQRPAKPDVKEDDGQPKGLLYWKQWSGKDTNTDKRKHGEATQNGSASEQSNQKKSLDDEVVPIVIRPGHIRFEPLENDQAEAQNQVSEESFQWNGITSKRKGQKWGTEKNSFSRRNDYNNANRDRPVTLSAPKDVHLNGPIDFEKLPLLSYMPKVGDVIAYRLLELSSTWTPEISPFRVGYVSWCSSKSDKLILMPVPGYPVTTKNADEEPDKQPDDSLYKEDGSLEIGFATLIDVRVVKDGHEGSTEAVTGEANGGPAATENATVSDPPANNETQIDAPAPGSGEANCGKQKSASGSENGGNIWEQLSEALNAKKEELSQGNSWDKASSGKSSWSYRALKGSALGPTMALLRSKNKL, encoded by the exons ATGGAAACCACAAGGCTCCGATTGGAGTTCACAGATAAAGAGGGCATTTTGAGCCAGTCCCAAATATCAGAGGGGCTTCAACAGTGCTGGCTTCTCCTTAAACCCCACCACCACAGAACCATCGCTGACCTCGCTGCTTACATTCTTCACGCTTTTCAACTTCAACCCTCTTGCCCTCATGGCCTCCTCCTCTAC ATGGATGGCTACGTGTTACCAGGTTTTGAATCGACTACCATTTTGAAGGATAAAGATGTAATCAG TGTAAGGAAGAAAGGGCTCACCTTGGCTATTCGGGGAACCAATCCAATCAATTTAGTTGCAGAAATGGAAGCTGTGGAGCAGCAACCTGTAAATACTGGAGCACTGCTTTTAGCAAATGAGGAATTCGAGAAGGAAACTGGAGGTTATCAGAGTGATGAGCCTGAAGATGAATCCGAAGGTGCGGAGGGGGATGATAAAGAGGAAGCTAGAGATGTAACTGAAGAGGCTGAGGATGAGGTCAGGGAAGAGCAGTTGGAAAATTCTTTACATAATCCATCGCAAGAAAATGCAACTTcgaagaaaaggaaagcttcGGAAAAACTGCAGGGGTCAAA AAAGAAGAAACTACGTGCAGAGCGTCAGTGTAGGGTTGACAATGCTGGTCCAGCagagcaaattgaaaattgTCAGCAAGATGGTGTCCATGCAGCAAAGGAGAGTACTCACAAACAGAAAAAGGTACCTGAgatcaagaagaaaaatgaaagtgatatTGCTGAACAAGGTGATGGAAGTATTGTGGCTTCACCAAATATGAAGAG CAGTGACCCGACTCAAAAAAATGGAGAGGAGACTGAAAAAGTATCTGGGGGAACAAAGAAG CTCCCTAGCAGAAGTGCAAGGCGCAAAAAAGCTAAGAGGCGGTGGATACGTGAAATGGCCAAAATTCAGAAGAAAGATACCATTTCTCAACCTAAGGAAATT caaaattggaaaaagaaaCCAGTTAGAGCTGAAGTGAAGAAGTACAACAACTGGAAACAGAGACCAGCCAAACCTGATGTAAAAGAAGATGATGGCCAACCAAAGGGACTG CTATACTGGAAGCAGTGGTCTGGAAAAGATACAAATACTGATAAGAGAAAACATGGAGAGGCAACTCAAAATGGCAGTGCATCTGAGCAATCAAATCAGAAGAAAAGCTTGGATGACGAAGTTGTTCCGATTGTAATTAGGCCTGGGCACATCCGCTTTGAGCCTCTAGAGAATG ATCAAGCTGAGGCACAAAATCAAGTCTCAGAG GAATCTTTCCAGTGGAATGGAATCACCAGCAAAAGAAAGGGCCAAAAGTGGGGAActgagaaaaattcattttccaggAGAAACGATTATAATAATGCCAACAGAGACCGTCCTGTGACATTAAGTGCCCCGAAAGATGTACATTTGAATGGAccaattgattttgaaaagctTCCTCTCCTTTCCTATATGCCAAAG GTAGGTGATGTGATCGCGTATCGCTTACTTGAGTTGTCGTCGACCTGGACTCCTGAAATTTCTCCCTTTCGA GTTGGGTATGTGTCATGGTGTAGTTCAAAATCTGATAAACTCATTCTGATGCCAGTCCCTGGGTATCCAGTTACTACAAAGAATGCGGATGAAGAACCTGATAAGCAGCCAGATGACTCCCTTTACAAAGAAGATGGATCTTTGGAG ATAGGTTTTGCAACTCTTATTGATGTTCGTGTTGTCAAAGATGGCCATGAAGGTTCAACTGAAGCAGTAACTGGTGAGGCAAATGGAGGTCCTGCAGCTACTGAGAATGCTACAGTTTCTGATCCACCTGCCAATAATGAGACACAAATAGATGCCCCTGCCCCCG GGAGTGGAGAAGCAAATTGTGGGAAACAAAAAAGTGCCTCAGGCTCAG AAAATGGAGGAAACATATGGGAGCAATTGAGTGAGGCTTTGaatgccaagaaggaagaactCTCCCAAGGAAACTCTTGGGATAAGGCCAGTTCAGGGAAAAGCTCGTGGTCCTATAGAGCCTTAAAAGGTAGTGCCCTCGGCCCAACAATGGCTCTGTTGAGATCTAAAAACAAGTTATGA
- the LOC113718647 gene encoding protein PECTIC ARABINOGALACTAN SYNTHESIS-RELATED isoform X2 — MAELRHSSSMGSRAASASPRKRDDVAVASSPLSPDNIPTSSSSDDNRSRHTRDRGGLRSFFSAGHLHSLFPFSFTDDARLHTHNSKISVFVLCLIFLAAIISVSSIVNRLNAPYLCKKDGIVLHCPRVKEHPSLWENPYSATTSWKPCAERRVGIISDIPAENETNGYIFIHAEGGLNQQRIAICNAVAVAKIMNATLILPVLKQDQIWKDQTKFEDIFDVDHFIDYLRDDVRIVRDIPGWFTDKSELFTSIRRTVKNIPKYAPAQFYIDNVLPRIKEKKIMSLKPFVDRLGYDNVPPEINRLRCRVNYHALKFLPEIEQMADQLVSRMKNRTASSNPFMALHLRFEKGMVGLSFCDFVGTRAEKALMALYRLKEWPRRFKDGSHLWALALQKRKEGRCPLEPGEVAVMLRAMGYPKETQIYVASGQVYGGQNRMAPLRNMFPNLDV, encoded by the exons ATGGCGGAGCTCCGGCACTCAAGTTCGATGGGAAGCCGAGCGGCGTCAGCGTCACCAAGGAAACGGGACGATGTCGCTGTGGCTTCCTCCCCACTGTCTCCCGATAATATTCCCACCTCCTCTTCCTCCGACGACAATCGTAGTCGTCATACTCGAGATCGCGGCGGCCTCCGCTCTTTCTTCTCCGCCGGGCACTTGCACTCTCTCTTCCCCTTCTCCTTCACCGACGACGCTAGGCTCCATACTCACAATTCCAAGATCTCGGTTTTCGTGCTTTGTTTGATTTTCCTCGCCGCAATTATTTCAGTTTCTTCAATTGTCAATCGATTG AATGCTCCATATCTGTGCAAGAAAGATGGCATAGTACTCCACTGTCCACGG GTAAAGGAGCATCCTTCACTATGGGAGAATCCATATTCAGCTACCACTTCATGGAAGCCATGTGCTGAGCGACGTGTGGGCATAATTTCTG ATATTCCCGCTGAGAATGAAACAAATggatatatatttatacatgcTGAGGGTGGTTTGAACCAGCAAAGAATTGCT ATTTGCAATGCTGTGGCTGTTGCGAAGATAATGAACGCCACTCTTATTTTGCCAGTGTTGAAACAAGATCAGATATGGAAGGACCAGAC AAAATTTGAAGACATATTTGATGTCGACCATTTTATTGACTACTTAAGGGATGACGTACGAATTGTTCGTGACATTCCTGGATGGTTTACTGACAAATCAGAGCTGTTCACCAGCATAAG ACGGACAGTGAAGAACATCCCCAAGTATGCTCCAGCGCAATTCTATATTGACAATGTTCTACCCCGGATTAAGGAGAAGAAGATAATGTCCTTAAAGCCTTTCGTTGATCGACTTGG ATATGATAATGTTCCCCCAGAAATAAACAGACTAAGGTGCAGGGTAAATTATCATGCGCTCAAATTTCTGCCTGAGATTGAGCAAATGGCTGATCAACTTGTatcaaggatgaaaaatcgCACCGCCAGTTCAAATCCTTTCAT GGCTCTTCATCTGAGGTTTGAGAAAGGGATGGTAGGCCTTTCATTCTGTGATTTTGTGGGAACAAGGGCAGAGAAAGCTCTCATGGCTTTGTACAGACTGAAAGAATGGCCTCGACGTTTTAAG GACGGCTCTCATCTATGGGCTCTAGCTCTTCAGAAGCGGAAGGAAGGTCGGTGCCCCCTTGAGCCTGGTGAAGTGGCAGTCATGCTTCGAGCAATGGGTTATCCGAAAGAAACCCAGATATATGTTGCTTCAGGACAGGTTTATGGTGGACAAAACCGCATGGCTCCCCTTAGGAATATGTTCCCAAATCTC GATGTATAA
- the LOC113718647 gene encoding protein PECTIC ARABINOGALACTAN SYNTHESIS-RELATED isoform X1, which translates to MAELRHSSSMGSRAASASPRKRDDVAVASSPLSPDNIPTSSSSDDNRSRHTRDRGGLRSFFSAGHLHSLFPFSFTDDARLHTHNSKISVFVLCLIFLAAIISVSSIVNRLNAPYLCKKDGIVLHCPRVKEHPSLWENPYSATTSWKPCAERRVGIISDIPAENETNGYIFIHAEGGLNQQRIAICNAVAVAKIMNATLILPVLKQDQIWKDQTKFEDIFDVDHFIDYLRDDVRIVRDIPGWFTDKSELFTSIRRTVKNIPKYAPAQFYIDNVLPRIKEKKIMSLKPFVDRLGYDNVPPEINRLRCRVNYHALKFLPEIEQMADQLVSRMKNRTASSNPFMALHLRFEKGMVGLSFCDFVGTRAEKALMALYRLKEWPRRFKDGSHLWALALQKRKEGRCPLEPGEVAVMLRAMGYPKETQIYVASGQVYGGQNRMAPLRNMFPNLVAKEELATKAELDGFRKHVTSLAALDFLVCLKSDVFVMTHGGNFAKLIIGYRRYMGHRLKSIKPDKGLMSKSLGDPYMGWATFVEDVVVTHQTRTGLPEETFPNYDIWENPLTPCMCKA; encoded by the exons ATGGCGGAGCTCCGGCACTCAAGTTCGATGGGAAGCCGAGCGGCGTCAGCGTCACCAAGGAAACGGGACGATGTCGCTGTGGCTTCCTCCCCACTGTCTCCCGATAATATTCCCACCTCCTCTTCCTCCGACGACAATCGTAGTCGTCATACTCGAGATCGCGGCGGCCTCCGCTCTTTCTTCTCCGCCGGGCACTTGCACTCTCTCTTCCCCTTCTCCTTCACCGACGACGCTAGGCTCCATACTCACAATTCCAAGATCTCGGTTTTCGTGCTTTGTTTGATTTTCCTCGCCGCAATTATTTCAGTTTCTTCAATTGTCAATCGATTG AATGCTCCATATCTGTGCAAGAAAGATGGCATAGTACTCCACTGTCCACGG GTAAAGGAGCATCCTTCACTATGGGAGAATCCATATTCAGCTACCACTTCATGGAAGCCATGTGCTGAGCGACGTGTGGGCATAATTTCTG ATATTCCCGCTGAGAATGAAACAAATggatatatatttatacatgcTGAGGGTGGTTTGAACCAGCAAAGAATTGCT ATTTGCAATGCTGTGGCTGTTGCGAAGATAATGAACGCCACTCTTATTTTGCCAGTGTTGAAACAAGATCAGATATGGAAGGACCAGAC AAAATTTGAAGACATATTTGATGTCGACCATTTTATTGACTACTTAAGGGATGACGTACGAATTGTTCGTGACATTCCTGGATGGTTTACTGACAAATCAGAGCTGTTCACCAGCATAAG ACGGACAGTGAAGAACATCCCCAAGTATGCTCCAGCGCAATTCTATATTGACAATGTTCTACCCCGGATTAAGGAGAAGAAGATAATGTCCTTAAAGCCTTTCGTTGATCGACTTGG ATATGATAATGTTCCCCCAGAAATAAACAGACTAAGGTGCAGGGTAAATTATCATGCGCTCAAATTTCTGCCTGAGATTGAGCAAATGGCTGATCAACTTGTatcaaggatgaaaaatcgCACCGCCAGTTCAAATCCTTTCAT GGCTCTTCATCTGAGGTTTGAGAAAGGGATGGTAGGCCTTTCATTCTGTGATTTTGTGGGAACAAGGGCAGAGAAAGCTCTCATGGCTTTGTACAGACTGAAAGAATGGCCTCGACGTTTTAAG GACGGCTCTCATCTATGGGCTCTAGCTCTTCAGAAGCGGAAGGAAGGTCGGTGCCCCCTTGAGCCTGGTGAAGTGGCAGTCATGCTTCGAGCAATGGGTTATCCGAAAGAAACCCAGATATATGTTGCTTCAGGACAGGTTTATGGTGGACAAAACCGCATGGCTCCCCTTAGGAATATGTTCCCAAATCTC GTAGCAAAGGAGGAATTGGCAACCAAAGCGGAGTTGGATGGCTTCAGGAAGCATGTCACTAGTCTGGCCGCCCTTGATTTCTTGGTCTGCTTGAAGTCTGATGTGTTTGTCATGACCCATGGAGGAAACTTTGCTAAATTGATAATTGGATATCGTCGTTACATGGGTCACCGTCTGAAATCCATTAAACCAGACAAGGGACTGATGTCCAAATCATTAGGCGACCCATACATGGGCTGGGCGACCTTTGTGGAAGACGTGGTGGTTACCCATCAGACTCGAACAGGATTACCTGAAGAAACCTTTCCTAATTATGACATCTGGGAGAACCCTCTAACACCTTGTATGTGTAAAGCCTGA
- the LOC113717888 gene encoding protein-tyrosine-phosphatase MKP1-like has translation MLGEGEKDWSSVGNRKTFSRSVSWTGRSPSHSSSKSQWNSKARACLPPLQPLSISRPNVEEWPKPGSDDLGIWNSPPTPGVRPGSITPRENSCSGQPPKEFEFKKDKLAYFNKECSRIVDYVYLGSDTVAKDREVLRQNGITHVLNCVGFLCPEYFKNDLVYKTLWLQDSPSEDITSILYDVFDYFEDVREQGGRVFVHCCQGVSRSTSLVIAYLMWKEGHSFEEAFQHVKAARGVTNPNMGFACQLLQCQKRVHAMPASPSSLLRMYRVAPHSPYDPLHLVAKLLSEPGAKGLDSRGAFIVHVPLALYVWIGKHCVLVMSDAARAAADQVIHYERARGPILIIKEDEEPSEFWDALGKEREAETVEALSDGSSIVVAPIRPHITGRAVQEYNLDFEIFHKALAGGVVPAFPLSGNGSETHLPARVNGWSRLRKKFASGIMKELITSSKLNGDRAQTNHGCGDVETLEEVEHVLSPTDPSSPSSYQCDSPDSFASYATNSPSWIKDSCTEVNYATPLTDPSLSRTPSFSSLDSFPSPHVSRPKSDTTSPLLSPSTSDYSSSFTFSPSSSNWSDLSYLSAQPSPSVSESKDLNSGKNAHLEEGAPLLCEGTSPSEDNSSSAHAWQMANTCSPCRGSSLSLAERRGNNPPPRMMLPSVDETSQVPVNLMRSWSFALPDLEDEMMNDVDFNKHSQESSLEMNTEELVLDSDTFMTDNEISNAVKDEHFGTCRLPPDAVQDTATEVTNLVLYQWPSMHEVEMHFGILDSRSVYIMFVQDTNLGTQDDYVLYVWVGREASQKGGKTRKNSTFEDGCIKWETIGRDFLIQKGLATSSVVQIVKEGEEPELLLKHFPCFSFQNTLDDGIK, from the exons ATGTTAGGGGAAGGAGAAAAAGATTGGTCATCGGTTGGGAACCGGAAAACCTTTTCACGGTCAGTATCCTGGACTGGCCGGTCACCCTCACATTCTAGTTCCAAATCACAATGGAACAGCAAGGCTCGAGCTTGTTTGCCTCCCCTTCAGCCTCTCTCTATTTCTAGACCGAACGTTGAGGAGTGGCCAAAGCCTGGTTCAGATGATCTTGGCATATGGAATAGTCCTCCTACTCCTGGTGTTAGACCTGGATCAATCACTCCCCGTGAAAACTCATGTTCGGGGCAGCCTCCAAAAGAATTTGAGTTCAAGAAAGACAAGCTTGCATATTTCAACAAGGAGTGTTCAAGGATTGTAGATTATGTATATCTAGGAAGCGACACGGTGGCAAAGGATCGTGAAGTTCTCCGTCAGAATGGGATTACTCATGTGCTGAATTGTGTTGGATTTCTTTGCCCAGAGTATTTCAAAAATGATCTGGTATACAAGACATTATGGCTACAGGACAGCCCATCTGAGGATATAACAAGTATCCTTTATGATGTATTTGATTACTTTGAAGATGTTCGAGAACAAGGTGGCCGAGTCTTTGTCCATTGTTGCCAGGGGGTTTCCCGATCTACCTCTTTGGTCATTGCTTATCTTATGTGGAAAGAGGGGCACAGTTTTGAAGAAGCATTCCAGCATGTTAAGGCTGCGCGAGGAGTTACAAACCCCAATATGGGATTTGCTTGCCAACTTTTGCAATGCCAAAAAAGGGTACATGCTATGCCTGCAAGCCCAAGTTCATTGCTAAGGATGTACCGGGTGGCGCCTCACTCACCATATGATCCCCTTCATCTGGTAGCCAAATTGTTAAGTGAGCCAGGAGCAAAAGGGCTTGATTCTCGTGGAGCATTCATTGTTCATGTCCCTTTAGCTTTATATGTATGGATTGGAAAGCACTGTGTGTTGGTGATGTCTGATGCAGCCAGGGCAGCTGCCGATCAGGTTATCCATTATGAAAGAGCAAGGGGTCCAATTTTAATTATCAAAGAAGATGAGGAGCCATCTGAATTCTGGGATGCTCTTGGGAAGGAGAGAGAAGCTGAAACTGTGGAAGCCTTGTCTGACGGGAGCTCCATTGTTGTGGCTCCAATTCGTCCACATATCACTGGGCGCGCTGTTCAAGAATATAATTtagattttgaaatttttcacaAAGCACTTGCTGGTGGAGTGGTGCCTGCTTTTCCTTTGTCAGGGAATGGATCTGAGACCCATCTTCCTGCTCGTGTAAACGGCTGGAGCAGATTGAGAAAGAAATTTGCCAGTGGAATTATGAAAGAACTTATCACATCATCCAAATTAAATGGTGACCGGGCCCAAACAAACCATGGATGTGGTGATGTTGAGACTTTGGAAGAAGTTGAACACGTCCTCTCACCTACAGATCCTTCGTCTCCTTCAAGTTATCAGTGTGATTCACCAGATTCTTTTGCTTCTTATGCAACAAACAGCCCAAGTTGGATAAAGGATTCTTGTACAGAAGTGAATTACGCAACTCCTCTAACTGATCCTTCACTATCTCGAACCCCTTCCTTCAGTTCCTTGGATTCTTTTCCTAGTCCTCATGTTAGTCGACCAAAGTCTGATACTACATCACCCTTGCTCTCACCTTCAACTTCTGACTACTCCAGTTCTTTTACCTTCTCACCCTCATCTTCTAACTGGTCTGATCTGTCCTATCTGTCTGCTCAGCCATCACCTTCAGTATCGGAATCTAAAGATTTAAATTCTGGTAAAAATGCACACTTGGAGGAAGGTGCACCTCTCCTCTGTGAAGGAACTTCTCCATCAGAAGATAATTCTTCTTCTGCTCATGCTTGGCAGATGGCGAACACTTGTTCTCCATGTAGAGGGAGTTCCCTTTCTTTAGCAGAGCGAAGAGGCAACAATCCTCCTCCTCGGATGATGTTACCTTCAGTCGATGAAACATCCCAAGTTCCAGTCAACTTGATGAGATCGTGGTCATTTGCTCTTCCTGACCTTGAAGATGAAATGATGAATGATGTCGATTTTAACAAACACTCTCAAGAAAGTTCTTTGGAAATGAATACTGAAGAGTTAGTATTGGACAGTGATACTTTCATGACAGACAATGAAATTTCTAATGCAGTCAAAGATGAACATTTTGGGACTTGTCGTCTTCCACCTGATGCTGTACAAGATACTGCTACTGAAGTAACTAACTTAGTTCTTTATCAGTGGCCTTCTATGCATGAAGTGGAAATGCATTTTGGCATCCTTGATTCGAGATCTGTGTATatcatgtttgttcaagacacgAATTTGGGCACCCAAGATGATTATGTTTTGTACGTGTGGGTAGGGCGTGAAGCATCACAGAAGGGAGGGAAAACTAGGAAGAATAGCACATTTGAGGATGGATGCATCAAGTGGGAGACAATTGGGCGTGATTTTCTTATTCAGAAGGGTTTAGCTACAAGCTCTGTTGTTCAG ATAGTCAAAGAAGGTGAGGAACCAGAGCTGCTTTTGAAGCATTTTCCCTGTTTCTCATTCCAGAACACATTGGATGATGGAATTAAGTAG